Below is a genomic region from Eulemur rufifrons isolate Redbay chromosome 24, OSU_ERuf_1, whole genome shotgun sequence.
CCACTGTCCAATCCTCCTCGTGTGCCTTATTTTTTCCCAAAGCCCTTATCATCGCCCAACACACTATATACTTTACTCCTGTatcttgcttttctgttttctgattagAATATAAAccccatgaaggcagggatttttttgtctgttttgttccctgctgtGTTTGCAGGGCCACTAGCATCATGATTGCACATAGAGGGACCTGAATCATTATTTGGAGAATACATGCCTGGGTCTCTGGGCCCTTCAGGATGCTGGCCTTCCTGCCCAGTTGACCTCTGCCTCACATCCTCAGGGTCTCCCCACGCTTGTCTGGGCCTGTCTGTCTCTGATGCTCCTGTATCACCTGCCACTGCCCCTCATCGTCTCCTCCTGTCcacaggccctgcccctccctccacctgccaTGGGGGTCCTGGACTCtgacccctgccctcctcccttcccacagAAGCCGGACCAGGAGCTGACTGGGAGCTGGGGCCACGGGCCTAAGAGCACCCTGGACAGGGCTGAGGCCATGGCCCCGCCACCACCGCCATTGGCTGCCAGCACCCCGCTCCTACATGGCGAGTTTGGCTCCTACCCAGCCCGTGGCCCACGCTTCGCCCTCACCCTCACATCGCAGGCCCTGCACATACAGCGGCTGCGCCCAAAACCTGAAGCCCGGCCCCGTGGTGGCCTGGTCCCGCTGGCTGAGGTCTCAGGCTGCTGCACCCTGCGAAGCCGCAGCCCCTCAGACTCAGCAGCCTACTTCTGCGTCTACACCTACCCTCGGGGCCGGCGTGGGGGCCGGCGCAGAGCCACCCGCACCTTCCGGGCAGATGGGGCAGCCACCTACGAAGAGAATCGTGCTGAGGCCCAGCGCTGGGCCACTGCCCTCACATGTCTGCTCCGAGGACTGCCGCtgcctggggatgggggtgaggtTCTGGGCAACCGCTCTTGTCCTAGGGCCACCTTGGTGTCTCTGCAGAACTCCCCTGTGGGcatctctgtctctatttttgtgtgtgtctgtctgtgtgatATGTTTCTCTGAGTCCACTGAACGAGTGATACACAGACAGGGAAGGGCTACAAATGGAACAAAAACACAGGCAGAGAGAATGATTCATAGCTGATGCTCTCTTGCTAGATTTCTGTGTCTGTCCCCTACCCCCTTTCATGAGTCTTGACAACAGGAGCTATCAGAGGCTCCTGGGCTGGTGAGAGCAGTAAGCTGAGACATGATCAGTCCCCACGCAGGGGGATGGGTGCCAACAGTGGCCTCCTACGGCATCTCAGGAGCCCAGAGGTGGCTCTAATCCAACCTGTGGAGGGTCAGAGAAGGCTTTTAGACAGAGCTTCCTGCCCCCCAGGGTCCTCAATTGGTTCAGGAAGGTAAAGGTTGGAGGCTCTGGTGAGCTCCCTTGGTCCTCCAAGGTCCTGCTGGCTCCCTGGGGCCCCTAGATGGTACAGTGAGGGGTGGAGGAACCTGATCCTGAGGAAAGTGGGAAACATAGCTTCTGTGCCCTCCTCCATGTGGGTCCAAGGGGCATTTGGTTTCACATCCAAGCTCTGCCTTTGTCTCAGCACCTGGGAGAGGGGGGCGGGGCTGCATACCTGGGCCTGACCCCCAGGAGAGGGCTGGGAGAGGAAAACTGCCAGCAAGCTCCAGGTGCCAGCGCCCCACCCATTCCTTTAGGGGCTGTTTGAAGGGATTGTTTCCACGGTGAGGGGCGTGGGTCTCTGGCCTCTGTAGACCCTACCCTCTCTCCGCAGAGATCACTCCTGAGCTTCTGCCAAGGCCACCCCGGTTGCTCCTGCTGGTCAATCCCTttggggggcggggcctggcctgGCAGTGGTGTAAGAACCACGTGCTGCCCATGATCTCTGAAGCTGGGCTATCCTTCAACCTCATACAGACAGGTAAGGACCGTGTCAGGATgggaggtcggggctgggggctAGGACTCCTGAGTCCCAGGGAACAAAGTAGTGGGTGGGACTGCTGGGTcctggaggggtgggtgggacaGCCTGCCTAACTGCCTGGTTTCCCACATTAGAACGACAGAACCACGCCCGGGAGCTGGTCCAGGGGCTGAGCCTGAGTGAGTGGGACGGCATCGTCACTGTCTCAGGAGATGGGCTGCTCTATGAGGTAGAGCAGGAGTACCCTTTCCCTGAGCCCTGGGGGACTGCCCAGTCTGGGACCAGGACCCAGGCATCTGGTCTCCCACCCTCCAGGTGCTGAACGGGCTCCTAGATCGCCCCGACTGGGAGGAGGCTGTGAAGATGCCCGTGGGTATTCTCCCTTGCGGCTCGGGCAATGCGCTGGCTGGAGCAGTGAACCAGCGTGGGGGGTAGGTCGGGGGCtcctgctggggaggctgaggataGCATGAGGAGAGGGATGAGCCCTCCTGGGTAACAGAGACCTCCACCACTCCCCCTCAGCCAAGTAAGCCAGTGTGGCTGTAGGATGCTTCACCCCCAGCTCCTGGGCATTTTTACCTGGCACGTCCCCAGCTGTATCCCTAGAGTCTAGAACTGGGCTTGGCACACTGAGGGCACTCAATGAATGCTTATGGAATGAaagaactgacagggggcctggcctggccccgtAAAAAGAGTCTACCTGGAGGTGGCCACCCGCTGTGGTGGGCTCAGGGCCCTGGCCTCCCTGGTTCCAGCCCGTCTGCTTCCCTGCCTGCCTGTgtctctctgcccctgccctgcgtTCTGCTCTCACCCAACCCCATCTGCTCTTTCCCACTGTGTCTGTCCTTTGGCTGTGAAGGTTTGAGCCAGCCCTGGGTCTCGACTTGCTGCTCAACTGTTCACTGCTGCTTTGCCGGGGTGGCGGCCACCCATTGGACCTGCTCTCCGTGACACTGGCCTCAGGTTCCCGCTGTTTCTCCTTCCTGGCTGTGGCCTGGGGCTTTGTGTCAGACGTGGATATCCAGAGTGAGCGCTTCAGGGCCCTGGGCAGTGCCCGCTTCACCCTGGGCACAGTGCTGGGCCTTGCAACATTGCACACCTACCGTGGACGCCTCTCCTACCTCCCTGCCACTGGGGAGACTgcctcacccacccccacccatggCCTGCCCCGAGCCAAGTCAGAGCTGACCCTGGCCCCAGACTCAGCCCCGCCCATGGCCCACTCACCCCTGCATCGATCAGTGTctgacctgcccctgcccctgcccttgcctcagtctgccctggcctcccctgGCTCGCCTGAACCTCTGCCCATCTTGTCCCTCAATGGTGGGGGCCCAGAGCTGGCTGGGgactggggtggggctggggatgcTCCTCTGTCCCCGGATCCACTGCTGTCCTCACCTCCAGGCTCTCCCAAGGCAGCTCTACTCTCACCTATTGCTGAGGGGCCCCCAGAAATTTCCCTATCCTCTGGGCTCCCGCCTCCCACCCCTAATGCCCCAGTAGCAGTGTCTACCTGGGGCCCACCAGACCACCTGCTGCCTCCACTGGGCACCCCACTGCCCCCAGACTGGGTGACGGTAGAGGGGGACTTTGTGCTCATGTTGGCCATCTCGCCCAGCCACCTGGGCGCTGACATGGTGGCGGCTCCCCACGCACGCTTTGATGACGGCCTGGTGCACCTGTGCTGGGTGCGAAGTGGCATCTCGCGGGCCACACTACTGCGCCTTTTCCTGGCCATGGAGCATGGTAGCCACTTCAGCCTGGGCTGTCCGCAGCTGGGCTATGCTGCGGCCCGTGCCTTCCGCCTTGAGCCCCTTACTCCTCGCGGTGTGCTCACGGTGGACGGGGAGCAGGTGGAGTATGGGCCGCTGCAGGCGCAGATGCATCCTGGCCTCGCTACTCTGCTCACTGGGCCTCCTGGCTGCACTGGACTGGAGCCCTGAACCCAACCAAACTCGGAACccgccgggggcggggcctaCATTCcaagggggcggggcctgagctAGGGCGGAAGGCCTGGCTGCCAAATTTGGGGCGGTGGCTCCCACGTGCAAGGGCCTTGGCCCTATCTCAGGATTGTGCCCGCCCTCAGGAGAGCCGACGTGACGCTGGAGAGTGGTCTGAGTTCCAGGGGGTGGGTGTCGTCATGGTTAGAGATAGATGGGCTCCTCCCCCGGATAGTGCCTGACCAAGAGGGTGGGGCCTGGCCTCTAAGCCTTGGCCACCCCTAAGTCAGCCCTGACCCCCGCGTCCGGCTCGTTGAAGGCCAGGGCGGCTGAGGGCGGAGCCTGTCTTAAGCGTCGCCCATTGACGGTGCCTGGAATGTACGAGCCGGCGGAGGCCTTAGTTAATTGGCCGGTCAGGGCCCGGGTCTCGCCCTATCCACTCCGGTGCCTCCACTTAACTGGCCAATCAGCCCAGGAGGGGCAGGTTCCCCGGGGCCGGCGCTCGGATTTGCACTAATGTTCCTCCCTCCGCGGGTGGGGGTGAGGAAATTCATCTCTCTTGTTCTGTCTCATTTTTGTCCCCCCTCCCCAATCTAAAAGCAATTGAAAAGGTCTATGCAATAAAGGCAGTCGCTTCATTCCTCCCAGACCTTCTGCCCTTCCTACATATGACGGCAGCGCCTGCCTTTTACGGACAGCAGCCCGGATCTGCCCACGGGCTGTAGCCAGTATGACCTGCTGGCCTTGAACCCGGGCCAgggagctgcctcctcctccacaACAGCTGGCTCTGGGGTTCTCAAGATTTATTCAGGATCGTGTTAACGGAGGCGTGGAAGGGTGGGGTCCCCGACGTGCCGGGGGCACACACAGActaccctccccgccccctcgagggaggggggaggcttgctttttcttaaaaatataaatgtatttatctgCATCACGTCCCTGGGGCACCCAGCTGGCTGGCCCgtggggcacagggcagggagggaacagGGTGTCAGGGCGCAAGTCTGAGAGAGGTGGAGGAGACCTCCACCAGGTAGGGGTGAGGGGCGGCTTCACAGGGCCCCGTGCTGAGCCTGGTAGCGGGACAGCACAGCGCGGTAGTGGGACAACTCCTGGCGCACAGCCACCACCTCCTGCCGCAGCAGGGCGTTCTCCTTCTCCAGGAAGGCCGCCCGCACAGATATCTGGTTCTCCTTCAGCCGCCGGGCATCGCGGGACCGCTTGGCCGCCTCGTTGTTTTTGTACCGTCGGCTCCAATACTTCTCGTCctaggggtggaggggtgggagggcaCTGAGGTCCAAAGGGGCCCATGCCTCCgcgagaaaggaagggaggagcagcTTCTAACAGACCCTTAGGGCTGCTTCTTGCCCAGCACTGGGGCCTAAAGGATACTGGGTCTCTGCTGGGATGCGTACCCAAAGTTGTCTGCCCTAGTAGGCCCTGGTTGCTAAGGAGAGCAGGCCCCTAGCAACAGGTAAGGCATGAGatagacaccccccccccccagcgaCTGGGCTCCAAGTCTCCACTGTGCAAAGCAGATCCCAGCCCTCCCCACTTGACAAAGGGCCTGCCATTACCTCCTAGTTGCTAAGGATGCTTGTTCCCTAGCAACAGGGCCTTTGGGGTCTGAGAGCTTCTCTGAGTGAAAAACACTACCCTATATATCATTACCTTTCCAGATCCTGGTTGCTAAGGAAGGCTTAGGCCCCCTAGCGAGAGGGTTTGATGTCCCATAAAATCCAGAGCTGGGCCCCTTTTGACCTGGTTGCCAAAGCAAACTCATACTTCCTCAGCAAACAAAAGTGAAGTCTAAGTGGTCCCAATGACTGTGGCCAATCTCTGACCTGCTGGCCTTGAAATGAGGCCAGGAGCTGCCTCTTCCCCAACAGTACCTGCATGATAGAAGAGTTGTCCCTCAGGAAAGGGAACTCTCCCGAGACTTCCCCAGAGGATTATACCTAGGTTCCTCCAATCCTGGAATTTGGTTATTCCTTAATAACAAGGGCCACCTAGCTCACCAAGATGCTTCCCCCTTCTCCATTTAATTAAAGCCTAGTTCCTTCTTGCTGGGGCAAATCCAGTCCCTAGCAACAGGGCCCTATAGCAGGAGAAACCACTGATCTAGATTTGGCTTACAGGCCAGTCCTAGCTGCTTCAAGTAGTTGTCTTATACAAGGGCATGGCAAAGTCTTATAAAAGAAGCCCAGGTACCTCTTGCAGGGAGAGACTCCAAAAATGGCAACAAAGGGAGGCTACAAAGATGCAGTGACTGCCCAAACCACATCAAATCAGGATGTTGCCTTGGCTGCTAATGGGGAACCTGAGGCCTAACACCAGTGAGAAGTCCAGGCCCAGGAAACAAGGCCTGGTGAGGCTGGCAAAGTCTGTATCCTAGGCAGACGCAAACACTCGAAGGATGCCCCAAATCAGAGATCaaaggcccagccccagcctgtctGGCTGGTAAGGAGAGACAGTCCACAGGCCAATATGGAGCCTAAGGCCTGCCCACTGGGGCTTCTGGGTCCAGGTGATAGGAGAAGCTCCAAGCCTGTACAACCAGACCTAGACAGGCTGGCTGAGTCTGCATCCCACAGTGACACTGGCTTCATAAATCTCAGGCCAAAACCCCTGCCCCCTTGCGCCCCACTGCCAAGGAGGACTAATCCTTGGCTGTAGGCCAGGAGAGGCTGAGAGTTAATCCCAATGAGAAGCCCAGGCCTGTGAGAAAAGGCCCATCCCTGGCTGTAGGACCTGTCCCTGGCCAAGCCTGTGTCCCACATCTGGTGGCGCTCACCTTCTGCTCCTCTGGCACCTGGATTTTCCTCGCCTTCTTCATGATTGGCTGGGGCTTAAGTTCCTCCTCTGAGAAGCGATGTCTCCGAGGGTCAAAGGTCTCATGGCCGGGAATGCTTGACAGGGCAAGATCTGCTGGGTCGGGTTCAAAGGTCATCAGCACCTCCACGGTGTCTGGGTCCACAGGGCTGGGTGTGTCCCGAGAGGTTAGGCCTTGGGGAAACAGAATATGTCAGCTGAGTGTGTACTGATTTGGGGGAGGGGTTCCCAGAAGCTACCTCCTGCCCAGGTATCATATTCACCTCATCGATCGCCCTGATCGCCCTTGGGGGGCCTAGCATAAAGCCTGCGAGGGATTAACCTCCCCAATATAAAATATGAAGGTTCCCTAAGCCATAAAGATGCTTAGACGTGGTGCAGCCAGCTCTACTTTTACAAACAGGCCTGGTCATAACCGACTTTCCCTAAGTAATACATAAGTCAGGACTATTGCTTCTAAAACCTCAGGACTTCAGATTCACAGTGTGAGTTTCTTCCCATAGTCTACCCTGAATCCTACTCACTGAATCCACGACCAAAGCTTAGACCCTGGGCTGTTCAAAGACAGGAATGTACCGCACTGAAGGATCTTAAGTTAGATTCTAAGAGCTACTGGATCCGAAGGGTTAGGGAAGAGAAGCGGAAGCCGCTCGCTCTGAGGTTCCAGAAGGTTGGTTCGAAAGGAGGCTCCTGTGCCTTTAAGCGCGAGCTAGCCGGGGCCAGCTGAGGACACAGGTTCAGGGCCGAGTCACGTGCCAACGCCTGCTTTCCTACCCGCCCCCCCTGCCACGGGCGCCCTCACgttcccccagccccgccccctcgcgcGTGACGGCGCGTGCGCGAAGCacggaggagggaggggagaactCACGTGGCGCGGGAATGTGcggctgggaaggggagggccCTGGTTCTGCCCCAAAGTCGGAACAGGAGCAGGTATGCTCAAGAATCCCCGACCTATAGTCCGTCCCTAGAGACCCCAATGTGCCCGAAGGGGAACACTTTCCCTCTGGCTTCCTCCGTCCTCTAAGCTCCGACCTGTCAACCTCCGAAGGATCCCGACCCCCTGCTCTCTGGGGTGCGTCGTTTCTCTTGACCTTCTCCTTAAGGCTCCCAAGCCCCTCGCCACTGGTACCCAGGATTCAAAGATCCCaggcccctcctctcccaggaaTGTAAGAAGCTCGGCCCTCGCCCCACCTGGAGGACCCAGGATCAAGATCCCTGACCTTCTCCCCTCTGGAGGACTTTGGGACCTGGGACTGCAGAACCCCACACTGGGGAACCCAGGAATCTGGGCTGCCAGTCTCTTATGTCCTGGGTAAACAGAAGTCTGTGCCCAGCCCTTGCCTTCGCCCCATAGAAGGCCTAGGAGTTCCGGTCTTGTCTCAGTTCCATCGATTCTGGCCCCAGATTCTAGACCCTAGTCCACTGCTCAGTAAATAACTCCAGTGTTCCTGGCTTCCAGTCCGGGCTCCACCAGTATTCGGACCCTTTGTCCCCATGTCCCACAGAAAAATCCACAATTTATCTTCACTGAGCAGGCTTCCTAGAATTTGGAGCTCCAAGTCTCTCCTCT
It encodes:
- the SPHK2 gene encoding sphingosine kinase 2 isoform X4, whose translation is MISEAGLSFNLIQTERQNHARELVQGLSLSEWDGIVTVSGDGLLYEVLNGLLDRPDWEEAVKMPVGILPCGSGNALAGAVNQRGGFEPALGLDLLLNCSLLLCRGGGHPLDLLSVTLASGSRCFSFLAVAWGFVSDVDIQSERFRALGSARFTLGTVLGLATLHTYRGRLSYLPATGETASPTPTHGLPRAKSELTLAPDSAPPMAHSPLHRSVSDLPLPLPLPQSALASPGSPEPLPILSLNGGGPELAGDWGGAGDAPLSPDPLLSSPPGSPKAALLSPIAEGPPEISLSSGLPPPTPNAPVAVSTWGPPDHLLPPLGTPLPPDWVTVEGDFVLMLAISPSHLGADMVAAPHARFDDGLVHLCWVRSGISRATLLRLFLAMEHGSHFSLGCPQLGYAAARAFRLEPLTPRGVLTVDGEQVEYGPLQAQMHPGLATLLTGPPGCTGLEP
- the SPHK2 gene encoding sphingosine kinase 2 isoform X1 — protein: MNGHLEAEEQQDQKPDQELTGSWGHGPKSTLDRAEAMAPPPPPLAASTPLLHGEFGSYPARGPRFALTLTSQALHIQRLRPKPEARPRGGLVPLAEVSGCCTLRSRSPSDSAAYFCVYTYPRGRRGGRRRATRTFRADGAATYEENRAEAQRWATALTCLLRGLPLPGDGEITPELLPRPPRLLLLVNPFGGRGLAWQWCKNHVLPMISEAGLSFNLIQTERQNHARELVQGLSLSEWDGIVTVSGDGLLYEVLNGLLDRPDWEEAVKMPVGILPCGSGNALAGAVNQRGGFEPALGLDLLLNCSLLLCRGGGHPLDLLSVTLASGSRCFSFLAVAWGFVSDVDIQSERFRALGSARFTLGTVLGLATLHTYRGRLSYLPATGETASPTPTHGLPRAKSELTLAPDSAPPMAHSPLHRSVSDLPLPLPLPQSALASPGSPEPLPILSLNGGGPELAGDWGGAGDAPLSPDPLLSSPPGSPKAALLSPIAEGPPEISLSSGLPPPTPNAPVAVSTWGPPDHLLPPLGTPLPPDWVTVEGDFVLMLAISPSHLGADMVAAPHARFDDGLVHLCWVRSGISRATLLRLFLAMEHGSHFSLGCPQLGYAAARAFRLEPLTPRGVLTVDGEQVEYGPLQAQMHPGLATLLTGPPGCTGLEP
- the SPHK2 gene encoding sphingosine kinase 2 isoform X2, producing the protein MAPPPPPLAASTPLLHGEFGSYPARGPRFALTLTSQALHIQRLRPKPEARPRGGLVPLAEVSGCCTLRSRSPSDSAAYFCVYTYPRGRRGGRRRATRTFRADGAATYEENRAEAQRWATALTCLLRGLPLPGDGEITPELLPRPPRLLLLVNPFGGRGLAWQWCKNHVLPMISEAGLSFNLIQTERQNHARELVQGLSLSEWDGIVTVSGDGLLYEVLNGLLDRPDWEEAVKMPVGILPCGSGNALAGAVNQRGGFEPALGLDLLLNCSLLLCRGGGHPLDLLSVTLASGSRCFSFLAVAWGFVSDVDIQSERFRALGSARFTLGTVLGLATLHTYRGRLSYLPATGETASPTPTHGLPRAKSELTLAPDSAPPMAHSPLHRSVSDLPLPLPLPQSALASPGSPEPLPILSLNGGGPELAGDWGGAGDAPLSPDPLLSSPPGSPKAALLSPIAEGPPEISLSSGLPPPTPNAPVAVSTWGPPDHLLPPLGTPLPPDWVTVEGDFVLMLAISPSHLGADMVAAPHARFDDGLVHLCWVRSGISRATLLRLFLAMEHGSHFSLGCPQLGYAAARAFRLEPLTPRGVLTVDGEQVEYGPLQAQMHPGLATLLTGPPGCTGLEP
- the SPHK2 gene encoding sphingosine kinase 2 isoform X3, encoding MNGHLEAEEQQDQALHIQRLRPKPEARPRGGLVPLAEVSGCCTLRSRSPSDSAAYFCVYTYPRGRRGGRRRATRTFRADGAATYEENRAEAQRWATALTCLLRGLPLPGDGEITPELLPRPPRLLLLVNPFGGRGLAWQWCKNHVLPMISEAGLSFNLIQTERQNHARELVQGLSLSEWDGIVTVSGDGLLYEVLNGLLDRPDWEEAVKMPVGILPCGSGNALAGAVNQRGGFEPALGLDLLLNCSLLLCRGGGHPLDLLSVTLASGSRCFSFLAVAWGFVSDVDIQSERFRALGSARFTLGTVLGLATLHTYRGRLSYLPATGETASPTPTHGLPRAKSELTLAPDSAPPMAHSPLHRSVSDLPLPLPLPQSALASPGSPEPLPILSLNGGGPELAGDWGGAGDAPLSPDPLLSSPPGSPKAALLSPIAEGPPEISLSSGLPPPTPNAPVAVSTWGPPDHLLPPLGTPLPPDWVTVEGDFVLMLAISPSHLGADMVAAPHARFDDGLVHLCWVRSGISRATLLRLFLAMEHGSHFSLGCPQLGYAAARAFRLEPLTPRGVLTVDGEQVEYGPLQAQMHPGLATLLTGPPGCTGLEP